GCTATAGTTTCAATTTTTTTATCAATAGGCCAGTCCAGAGGATAAAGGAACTTAAACTCGGATTTCTTTTCTGCTGCCTTTGCCACTGCCTCTGCCAGCTCTGTACCGCCTTCTCCTCCTTTAAGCCAGACCTTGCTCACTACCGCATCTTCAGCTCCGGCGGCTATGGCCTTTTCCCTTATCACATCTATCTCCTGCTGGGTATCGGTATCAAAATGGTTGATAGCTACAACTACAGGAACCCCATGCATTTTCACATTTTCAATCATCTTCTCCAGATTCTGGCATCCATGGGCTACTGCCTCCACATTGGGGGTGTTCATAAGTTCTTTGTCTACCCCCTGCCCGGGTATAAACTTAAAACCTCCGCCATGCATTTTAAGGGCCCTTACCGTAGCAACTATAACTGCCGCATCCGGTTTGAGGCCGGAGTACCTGCACTTTATATTAAAGAACTTCTCAGCACCAATATCGGCGCCAAATCCGCTTTCAGTAACCACATAGTCGCCCAGCTTTATAGCCAGCCGATCAGCTAAAATGGAGCTGTTTCCATGGGCAATATTGGCAAAGGGACCGGCATGAACAAAACAGGGTGTATGCTCAATGGTCTGCAATAGATTGGGCTTAACCGCATCCTTTAAAAGCACCGCCATAGCTCCCGCGCACTTTAAATCTTCAGCAGTAACCGGGTCTCCGTCCCGGGTGGAGCCTACAGTCATCTTGGCCAGTTTCTCTCTCAGGTCCTTCAGGCTGGTAGTTAAAGCCAGTATGGCCATTACTTCACTGGCCACCGTAATATCATAACCGGTTTCTCTGGGCACACCATTAAGCGGGCCTCCCAGACCCACAACTATATTCCTTAGAGCCCGGTCACTTACATCCACTACCCGGTTAAGGGTTATGCTAAAGGGATCGATATTTAAGTCATTCCCCTTCATTATATGGGTATCCAGGAAAGCTGCCAGCAGATTATGGGCAATTCCTACCGCATGTATATCCCCGGTAAGATGGAGATTAAAATCCTCCATGGGCAGCACCTGTGAATACCCTCCACCGGCTGCGCCTCCCTTAATTCCAAAAACCGGACCCAGTGA
The genomic region above belongs to Actinomycetes bacterium and contains:
- a CDS encoding formate--tetrahydrofolate ligase — protein: MKSDIEIAQAAHMEHIYEIADTVGLDQQYLELYGNYKAKVKLDALDSLGDRPNGKYIDVTAITPTPLGEGKTVTTIGLSMALNKIGKKTITCIRQPSLGPVFGIKGGAAGGGYSQVLPMEDFNLHLTGDIHAVGIAHNLLAAFLDTHIMKGNDLNIDPFSITLNRVVDVSDRALRNIVVGLGGPLNGVPRETGYDITVASEVMAILALTTSLKDLREKLAKMTVGSTRDGDPVTAEDLKCAGAMAVLLKDAVKPNLLQTIEHTPCFVHAGPFANIAHGNSSILADRLAIKLGDYVVTESGFGADIGAEKFFNIKCRYSGLKPDAAVIVATVRALKMHGGGFKFIPGQGVDKELMNTPNVEAVAHGCQNLEKMIENVKMHGVPVVVAINHFDTDTQQEIDVIREKAIAAGAEDAVVSKVWLKGGEGGTELAEAVAKAAEKKSEFKFLYPLDWPIDKKIETIATKIYGADGVNFLPAAQEKIDIYTRQGFAGLPICMAKTHLSLSHDPNLKGRPTGFTVPIRDIRASAGAGFLYPLLGEMRTMPGLPKVPAGTKVDLDDQGNIVGLF